ACATTATGGCGGTTATCTCTTTGTAGAACGCCAGAACGAATATGATGGTGAGGGCCGATACGGCGGCAAGGGCGTATATATCTTCCCGGTAAAGGGAGATGACGTTTCCGAAGAGGAGGTTCCCCGCCGAGAGGCCCCTCCCCGAATACTGCATGAAGGAGACGAGGAATATGGCCACCGCCATCGACATGGCGAAGAGGACCCCCAGGGTGGCGTCGGCAGCCATCTTCGCCTTGTCGGAGACAGGGCCAATCAGGGCGGCGACTCCGACGCTGAAGATTATCGCCGCCATCTGGGGGTTGATCTCCAGGAACATCCCGATGGCGGCCCCGGCGAAGGCGGCGTGGGACATGGTGAACCCTATGGAGGAGAGGTTCATCCTGGAGATGATGACTCCGAGGATGCTGCAGGCTACGGAGGCGAAGACCATCGCCTCGACTGCCCTGCAGACGACGTTGTTCTCGATCAGAAACTCGAGCATCTGAGCCCCCCGCCGCTCTCCTTCCTGATGATCGACTCCACCTCTCCCGCCTCGCATATGCCGTCGTAGGTGATCCGGCCTTTATTCATCACCACCAGGTGGACCCGGATGTCGGGGAGGCCATCGAAGGCGTGGGATACCAGGAGGATGGGGGTCCCTTTTTTGGCAACGGATTTGAAGACCCCCTGGAGGTACTCCCTCGCGCTGAAGTCGAGGTTGCTGAAGGGCTCGTCGAGCATCAGAACCTCGGGCTCCTTGGCGATGTTGTGGGCGATCATCGTCTTCTGCTGCTGGCCCCCGCTTAGGGTACCTATCGTCTTGGAGGCGAGATCCTCTATCCCCAGGAGGCGGATCGCCTCGGAGGCCGCCTCCCGGTCTGACCTCGAAGGCCTCTTCAAAAGGCCCATCTTCCCATACCTGCCCATCATCACCACCTCCTCAACGGTGAAGGGGGTGAAGGGGTCGAAGTAAAAGTTCTGGATGACGTAGCCAACCTTCCTTCTGACTTCGTTTCCGTAGCGTCGGAGATCGAGGCCGCAGACGGTCGCGCTCCCGTGGGTGATCCTGACAAGGGCGTTGATAGACTCCAGCAGAGTCGTCTTGCCGGCGCTGTTGGGCCCTCCGATCACCAAGTACTCCCCCGACTTAACCGATAGGGATAACCCCCTTATCACCGGCTTATCCCCGCCCTCGTACGCTGTATAGATCCCTTCAAGGTCAATTATGCTCAATCGCTCCCTCCATCGGGAATCGGATGGAAGATATGGAGGCAATATCCAGGGAATGCCCTCCGATCTAGGGAGGCGGAAGAGGGTGGCAAGACCCGGTAAACCGCCCCCATGATATCAGCATCACATCCGGCGTCCCATTTCAGAGGCTGAAGAGAATATCGCAGATCGTAATAAGGATTTCGATAGATTATGACTATAACCAATTTAGCTATGATTATTTTCACAGCTATTCATATTTCCATCTATTGATATAAGTTATAAAGCCGCCTCTTCGCTATTCGTTCCTCCCATATCAAGGGCAATATCTACTGATTCAAGATGCAAGAGATCCCATCCCCTGAGGGAAGGGATAGTTTGATGGCAACCGGAACAACAGTTAAATATCTAGCCATATAAAAGCGATATTTGTAAGAGAATCTGTAATAATGGTGATCATTTTGGAGATGAAGACCATCGATCCGGAGAACGTCCCCCTGAAGGAGCTGATAGAGCGCGGGACCGAGTTCCACGGACATCTGGGCCCCTTCCTGGTCTTGGGGATCAGGATGGGGCTTTTGGCCCTGAAAGACCTCGGATCATCCGGCCATAAAGAGATCGGGGCCACGGTCAGGACCGGGACGACCCCCCCCCATCTCCTGCCTCGTCGACGGGATCCAGATATCCACCGGCTGCACCATGGGGAAGGGGAACATCGAAACCGTCGACCTGGGGAGGGCGGAGGCGACCTTCTCCGCCGGAGGAGAGAGGGTGACCCTGAAGGTGAAGGACGGGGTGATGGCGGAGATAAAGGCAGGAGGATACGCCTCGTTGGAGGAGTTCGCCTGGGAGGTATCGAAGAGGCGGGATGAGGAGCTCTTCGACCGGCTCTGAAGGTTCATGACCCGGGCCATCTCCACGGTGGTCTTTAGACGGGATACCAGGGTGGGGGCTGGAGGCCTGCCCGCCGATCCGGCCAGGGCCCGGGAGGGCTGTGCTGAGGGAGATATCCGCCTTGAGCCATCCTCCAGATTTACTTTCACCGGCAGCTCGATTCATTTAAGAAATTTTTTATAATGCTTCAAACGGCGCGGGATTCGGAATTACTATAAATAGTATCTAAAATTTCTCATACAACCTGTGGGTCGAAATCCTTATCCATTAATAAGTTTACATAGGACCTACAGGAGGAATCTTCATGAAGGACTTTTCTCCTTTTAATGAAGAGGAATCTTGGACCGAGGGGCCTTCGATCAACCGATCCGATGGAAAGGAGATCCACATCGAAAGGATCGTTTCTCTTCTGCCAGTCCGCCATTACTGGGGGTGGACGATATTCGCGGTAGCATATCTGTTAGTTTCTAATGTATTTATAGCATATTTCGAAAAATCTTCAACATATTTCATATCTTCTTTAATCCTCTCCATTCTACTGGCCCAACAGACGATAATTATTATTTGGGCAAAAAATAAGCTGAATACAATAGAAAAAGTTTTATTAGAAATTGTCGACCTGCCGCAGGAGGAGATCCGGATCCTTTGGAGGGGGCTGAAGGCCAGAATATTTGATGATAAAAAAATGATATTAATGGGCCTCCTTATGAACGTCTTGGCTCATGTTTTCCATCTGGACGACCTTGGATACTCGTACGAATCCGCCTACTCGAGGATTTCGAAAAACCTAACCATAGCAATATTTAAATAGTATTACTAATAATTAAGTATCATGAATACATTTGCAGCCTGGGCTTTCCGAGAAGTTTACAGTAACCAGAAATCTGGGAACCGGCTCTTGCAGATAGTTGATATCATAGACTGGAAGCCCATTCGCGAGCTACTTGAGGAGATGTACAAAAACAAAAGCGAGAAAGGTGGCCGGCCTAATTGCGACGTCCTGATGATGTTTAGAATTCTGATACTTGAGGAGTGGTACGGTCTAAACGATCTTGAAGTTGTGAGACAGATCAAGGATCGAGTATCGTTTATGGGATTTCTTGGTTTTCCGGAGCAGGTTCCTGATTCTAGCACGATATGGCTTTTCAAGGAGCGGATGATAGAGACAGGAACGCACGATCGAGTCTGGGATGAGTTCAGACGTCAATTGTATTCTAAGGGACTAACTGTGAAACGTGGAACGATCCAGGATGCCACGTTCATCGAAGCTGATCCTGGTTCATCGAAAAAACCACGGGAGGATCAGGCTAAAACTCGCCGAAGCAGAGATGGCACATGGACCAAGAAGGGTGATGAGTTTCATTTTGGATATAAACTTCATTCTAAAGTAGATATAGACTATGCACTGATCCGTGAGATAGATACGACAACGGCAAAAGTTCACGATAGCAGGGTCGATCTTTCTGTCCCGGGAGAGGTGGTGCTGAGAGATAAGGGATATTTTGGCGTGCCTGCGAGGGGTGAAGATTTCACCATGAAGAGAAGGACGACAGAAAGGCCGTTGGATGATCTCGAAAATGAACGGAATCGGCTGATAAGCAAGCTGAGATCACCTGGAGAAAGGCCCTTCGCGGTTATAAAACGGGTCTTTGGAGCTGGCAGGGTTCTTGTTACTACTCTGAAACGAGTTTATGGTAAAATGATAGTTGCAGCCATCTCATACAATCTGTATCAGTTATATACACTAAAAAAGGAGAATGTAATTTGAGAATAGCGGATGCTATCTAAAATCGTTGAGAAAAGAACGCAAACTGAGAAAATTTGGAGCCTGGCAGGGAAAAATGATCCTGATAATTGGATTTAGGGATAAAAAGTGCTCTGGAAATGAGTTAATCGAAATCCTCACTCATATATTTTTATACAATACGTATATTACGGCGTCCATTATTTCATGGGAGCCGGACTGTATCTATTGGCAGCAACTCTTTCAGCTATATATTCATTAAGTAAAATTCCGCTTAATATAAATTCGTTGATATCAAGGCACGTCCATTTCAAGGGTCTGCTCTACTCCGAGCTGACGATCTGTGCCATCAGCGTCTATCTGTCCTGGGGGATTTTCTATATGACTACCCCCAGTAGATTGACGGATAAGCTGAGCATAATCTGGTTCTCCAGTTTCGCCGTCATCTTACTTTTATACTTCATCCTATCTCAATATATAATTCATAGAATGATGACTAAGGCCAAAAGGGACAATTTGGGCACCTTCTCGGCGATATTGAGATCAACAGCCCAGGAAGCCCTTAAGAACCCAACGAGGCAGAACATCATCTGTCTGAGAGCCATAATCGATATTCAGAGGCAAATAGATGATATGTGTCAATGGCCCTTTGGCATCTACGAGATCCTGCATATCGTATTGATCGTCATAATACCCCTGGTGGTGGTACTCTTAGAGATAATATTCGAAGTAGTGAGGTGATCTCTATCCTGTGGCAGAAACGACGGAATCAGAGGGGCCCTTTCCCTCGGTCTGGGGGCTATGTCCATCAATATCCCAGTCAACAAAAATAACAGGAGAAAAAAAGAACGATGAGGCCCTGGAAGAGGTCACTTCTGGGGTTTCAGCTCCTCTATCCTGGCCTTTATGCTCTTCAGCTGGGCCTCGAGGCTCTCCGCCATCACTTCCAGATCTGCCATCTCCACCTCAGGGGATGGGGCCCCCGGCGGATAAGGCCCTAGGGAAGCAAGGGGCGTCGGCATCCTGTACCAGAAGCATAGGCCCCGGCCGCGGCCGCGGATGCCACCTCTGCCGGACCCAAAGGGCCTTCCATAGCCTCCTCTCGCGTATCCTGGGGCTTCGAACCCCGAGCAGTATCCCATGCCCCTCCCGGTCCGCGGTCCGAATCCGGCAGGGCCCGTTCCATCTCCACCTGGCATTTATTATTCACCTCCTTCCTCTGGGAGGGCGGCCGAGACGCCGTCCAGCCAGAGGCTGCAAATAATTCTCTTATGAGATCTAATATTTAATCATTTCCCTAAAGGGGAGAAATTTTCATATATATCATCCCATATACGACCTTCCATGAGCCCGAGGAGAGGGAGGCGTCGCGGCCCGCGATGGATCACGGAGATCCCCGAAACGAGGCGCTTTGAGCCGGTGGGGGGGGCGGAGGGGGTGGAGGTGAAGGTCACCCTGGAGGAGCTGGAGGCGATCCGCCTCGTCGACTTTCTGGATCTTCAGCAGCAAGAGGCTTCCCTCTACGTCGGGGTCTCCCGGAAGGCCCTCTGGAACGACCTTCGGAGCGGGAGAAAGAAGGTGGCTTCGGCCCTCATCTGCGGCCTGGGGATCGTCATCGAGGGCGGAAGCTACCTCCTCCGAGAGGAAGGGTCGGAGAGCCCCCCCTCCCCCGAGGAGAGGCCCCCGGTGGAGGATCAGATCCGGCTCCTGGAGCTGGAGATGATCGCCCTGGAGGAGAGGCTCCGCCTGATGAGGGCGAGGATGGAGGCGCTGGAGGGAAAGGTTGGCTGAGGACTGGATCGCTGGGCTGCTGGGCCCAAAAATCTTCGGGCTGGGGAGGATTATGGGGGTGGGCCCCTGGGATCCCCCTCTCGGCTCAGATCCGCCTCCGTCCTCAGCTCCGGCGGGTCTATTCTATCGGCTCAAAATCCGGCTGAGCCCCTCCCGGATAAATCGAGAGGTTCTGCCCTCATCCAGGGGCGGGGTTCATGAACTCCTCTAAGGCCGGAGAGTACTGGCTGAGGTTCGTTCTCAAAGGGCTCTCGCTCTCATTAAGAAACCTTCTTAGCCCCTCCGGATAAGCCGAGAGGCTCTGTCTCCATCCGGCGGTGATATTCATGAACTCCTCGAAGGCCGGAGAATAGTGGCTGAGGTTCGCCCTGGCGAGCCCCGAATCCCTCTCCAGAAAGTCCGCGAGGTATTCAGGATAAGCCGACAGGTTCCGCTCTCCTGGACCTTTGGCGACAAACTCCTGGAGGCCACGGCCGTATTCGGAGTAGTTGGCGCCAGATATCGTCCCAGATGGCCCGATCACCCCCAGGTAGTCGTCAACGCCTCCGGCGGGGGGGGAGATGAGGAGGGCTGGGACGAGAAGAATATACCACGACCTCATAATATCGCATACATTTAAAGTTTAAGATATATAAGTTCTCCCCGGATAAGACGGGCTGCTCCGGCCGGAGGGGTTTGGGAACGGCTCGGGGATCTGGACGCCGAGATTCGAAAAGGTAGATAAGGGATTACGGAAATCGAGTCCTTTCATCCGGGGAGAGAGACAAGAGATGATCGATTACCTGAAGATGCTGCGCATAGGAGACTGGATCAAGTTCTACCCGTTATTTCCCCTGGCAGGGGCTCTCCTGGCTGGAGGGGGGGCGGACAGGGTTCTATTAGTTCTGATCGCGTACCTCTTTCTCATAAGCTACGCCTTCGTCGTCAACAACTTTTTTGATGCAGATATCGATAGGCAGCACCGCCTGAAGGTGGCTTCGGGAAAGAACCCCCTGGCGGCTGGAAGGGTGGAGGAGAGGCGGGTCATCCTGATGATGCTCCTCCTCATCTCCATCCCCCTCCTCCTCTCCCTCCGCCTGAGCACCGCCGGCGCCGTCTTCGTCCTCATCAACCTGGTGGTCATGACCGCCTACTCCACCAGCCGGATCCGGCTGAAGGAGAGGTACCTCTGGGATGCCGCAAGCCACGGCCTGATGTTCGGCGCCCTCCCCTTCCTCGCGGGTTTCCTCCTCTGTGGAGGCGAGGTATCCCGGGGGATAATCTTGATATCCATCCTTCTCTTTATAGTCGGATGCGAGGCCCTTATAGCTCATCAGATAGTGGATTACGCAGAAGATCTGGGGTCGACCACCACCACGGTGACCAGGGTGGGACAGAAGAACGGCCTATTGATGCTCGGGGGACTCGCCGCCCTCTCCGTGGTATTCGCCCTCGCAGCATCACGGCTGTATCAGCCATCTCTGGCGGTGGCGGCGGCTTCGGCCCTTTATCTCGTGGCCTATCCGACCTATTCGGTCCGAGGTATGTTCAATGATATCAGTCATCGTTCCCGCGTTGAACGAGGCGGAGGAGATAGAGGCGACCCTGAGGTCCCTTGCAAGTCAATCTCTGGGAAGAGAGAACTTCGAGATAGTGGTAGTCGATGGGGGTTCCGATGACGCGACCGTCGAGATCGCTGAAAAGTACGCAGACCGGGTGATCTCCCAGACCCACCCCGGGATCGGGGGAGCGAGGAGGGACGGCGCCCAGGCCGCCACCGGCGGCGCCCTCGCCTTCACCGATGCCGACACCGCCTTTCCCAAGGTCTGGCTTGAGGTGGTCAGCCGGAACCTGGAGGTCCGCGAGGCGAGCACAGGTCCCGTGATATTCCAGGATAGAGACCTCAGGACCGAGATCCTGAGGGCCTGGAGGAGCTCCTACAAGCTCCTCAAAGCCTTCAACTTCTGCTACATGATCGGCTCCAACATGGCCATGAGGAGGGAGACGTACCAGCGGGCGGGGGGCCACCGGGACATCTCCTTACTCGACGACTACGACCTCTCGGTGAGGCTCTTCAGGATCGGGGCGGACGCGGTCTACGACCCCCGGCAGGCGGTCTACACCTCGTCCCGGCGGGCCCACAAGCTCCTCACCTACGGCGTAACGGTCGCCTACGGCCATTACAACTACGCCGTCACCAAGGACTACGAGAAGCTCCTCAACTACCCGAAGGTTGAGGAGATGACGGTCAAGGACCTCCTGAACGGCATCCGCTGGGGGAGGCCCGTAGTATCGGCGATGGAGACGTTCCAGTCCACCCTGAGGAGGTAGCTTTTTGCGGCCGGCCTCGCGGCCCCGCTTACCGACATCTTTATTTGATAGGTCTGCGTATGCCCCGCCCAGCGGGCCGGTAGATCAGGGGTAGATCGCTACCTTGGCATGGTAGAGGCCTCGGGTTCAAATCCCGACCGGTCCATAGGGGCTTATCGTTTATCCACCTGGGATATCAATCTCCCTTCCTCGACTTTTCGCTCTCTGGTCCGGCTCAACCCTTTCCCTTCGGCAGGCTTACTCCTCCTAGGCCGGGCCTGTCGGCCGCCTCCAGGTCGAAAGGTTCAGATACCTTGGAAGGGGTGGTTTAGGGGTATGGAAGGGGCTCTTCAGACCTTGATCCTGGCCTTCACCATAGGGCTGACCGGAGCCCTCGCTCCGGGGCCGACCCTCGTCGCCACCATAAACACCTCCCTCCAGCGAGGGTGGACGATGGGTCCGAAGGTGGCGACGGGCCACGCCCTCGCCGAGGTGGTGGTCTTCCTCCTGATAGTGGTGGGGCTGGCATCGGTGGCGGAGAGGCATACCGCCGTCGTCGCCGCCGTCGGGGGGACGGCCCTCATCCTCTTCGGCCTTATGACCTTGAGGGGGAGCAGAACCGCCACCATGGAGTTCTCTCCCGAGGGCGCCTCGTCGAACCCTTACCTGGCAGGAGCTCTCACCAGCGTCGCAAACCCCTACTTCTGGGTCTGGTGGCTATCCGTCGGGTCTGCCCTGGTCCTGGCGGAGCTTCGGGAGGGTATCCTCCTGGCGATGATCTTCATGATCGGTCACTGGGGGGCGGATTATGGGTGGTACACCTTCGTATCGACGAGCCTCCACCGGGGGAGGAACTTCCTATCCGAGGTGAACTACCGGCGGACCCTCGCCCTCTGCGGAGCCTTCCTCGTCCTCTTCGGGGCAAGCTATCTGGCGGGGGCGTGGGCCGGCTAGGCGGATCCAGGACCATCCCCCATCGATAAAATCGCCAGAATCTTATACGATGTCGGAGGGTGATGGAGGTGGAGGTCTCGATTGAACTGGAAAGAAGATGCCTCATACCTCAGGTCCATCCGACCCTACATCCTCCTCTCGGTCTCTCTCTTCTTCGGGGCGGCCGTCCTGGGATTCGCCGTCTCGGCCAGGGATCCGACCCTAGGGGCCGCCTACGTAGGAGAGGTGGCAGATAAGCTGGAGTGGATCCTGGATCTGAGCCCGGCGAAGATGATGCTGGCGATATTCCTGAACAACCTCTTCGCTTCGGCGCTCGCCCTCCTCCTGGGGGTGGGGTTTGGGATCGTCCCCGCCGTCGTCGTCGTCCTGAACGGGGCCGTAGTAGGCCTCGTCGTCCATCAGGCTGTAATGGCCGGAGGAGCCACCTTCGTCCTCGTCGCCATAATCCCCCACGGAATCATCGAGCTTCCCACCGTCCTCGTCGCCATAGGGGTGGGGTTTCGGCTCGGCCATCTCATGATCCTCACCCTCCTGGGGAGGAGGGTCGACCTGGAAGGAGAGCTTCTGGCTGGGATCCGCCTCCTCCGATGGGTCGCCCTCCTCCTCTTCATCGCCGCGGCGATCGAGGCCTTCATAACTCCAGCCATCGTCCAGCCCTTCATCCAACCCATTGTAGATTCGCAATCGTTATCGGTGATCGAATGACCGAGGCCAAACTACCGGGAAAAGAGAACTTCAGCGAATGGTATCACGAGCTGTTGAAGGCGGGGGAGATCATCGACGTCCGTTATCCCGTCAAGGGGATGTGCGTCTGGTATCCCTTCGGCTTCGCCCTCCGGAGGAACGTCTACGACCTGATGAGAGAGCTCCTGGACCCCGACCATCAGGAGACCCAGTTTCCCCTCCTGATCCCGGAGACGGAGTTCATGAAGGAGGCTGAGCACATCAAGGGCTTCGAGGACGAGGTCTACTGGGTCACCCACGGTGGGACCTCCCCCCTCGAGATCAAGCTCGCCCTCAGGCCGACGAGCGAGACGGCGATATACCCCATCTTCAAGCTCTGGGTGAGGAGCCACGCCGACCTCCCCCTCAAGATATACCAGATCGTCAACACCTTCCGGTACGAGACGAAGCACACCCGGCCCCTCATCAGGCTCCGGGAGATCACCTCCTTCAAGGAGGCCCACACTGTCCACGCGACCTGGGATGAGGCGGCGGAGCAGGTGGAGGCGGCCCTCAACATCTACGCCGAGTTTTACCGGCGCCTGGCCATCCCCTTCCTCTTCGCGAGGAGGCCCTCCTGGGACAAGTTCCCCGGCTCCGACTACTCCATCGCCCTGGACACGGTGATGCCGGACGGGAGGACGCTCCAGATCGGGACCGCCCACCTGCTGGGGACGAACTTCGCCACCACCTACGGGATCACCTTCGAGAACGAGGGCGGCGAGCAGGAGTTTGCAAACCAGACCTGCTACGGCGTCTCCGAGAGGTGCATCGCCGCCCTCATCTCCGTCCACGGCGACGACAAAGGCCTCGTCCTCCCCTGGTCGGTCGCCCCCGTCCAGGTGGTCATCGTCCCGATCCTCTTCAAGGATAAGGAGAGGACCCTGGAGGTCTCTCGGGAGATCAAAGCGAGGCTAGCCGCCGCCGGGATCCGGGCGGCCATCGACGAGAGCGACGAGCGGCCCGGCGCCAAGTTCTACAAGTGGGAGATGAAGGGGGTCCCCATCCGGATCGAGATCGGGCCCCGGGACATCGAAAACGGGGTCGCGGTCCTGGCAAGAAGGGACGGCAAAAAATTGACCGTCCCCCTGGACGGTCTCCTCGCCTCCATCGAGGAAGAGGCCGCCGACCTCCAAGAGGCGATGCTCGCCCGGGCCCAGGCCTTC
The sequence above is drawn from the Methanothrix harundinacea 6Ac genome and encodes:
- a CDS encoding metal ABC transporter permease, which translates into the protein MLEFLIENNVVCRAVEAMVFASVACSILGVIISRMNLSSIGFTMSHAAFAGAAIGMFLEINPQMAAIIFSVGVAALIGPVSDKAKMAADATLGVLFAMSMAVAIFLVSFMQYSGRGLSAGNLLFGNVISLYREDIYALAAVSALTIIFVLAFYKEITAIMFNMKIAEAAGVRVKLVYYILLFIVAISVSLTLNIVGGLLIFVLLVTPASTAGQFCFNVRSMFVAAPLVALSISAFGVWAGFEYTLPIAPLVALLLTSAFGVSVLVSFKRRINYKKD
- a CDS encoding metal ABC transporter ATP-binding protein; the encoded protein is MSIIDLEGIYTAYEGGDKPVIRGLSLSVKSGEYLVIGGPNSAGKTTLLESINALVRITHGSATVCGLDLRRYGNEVRRKVGYVIQNFYFDPFTPFTVEEVVMMGRYGKMGLLKRPSRSDREAASEAIRLLGIEDLASKTIGTLSGGQQQKTMIAHNIAKEPEVLMLDEPFSNLDFSAREYLQGVFKSVAKKGTPILLVSHAFDGLPDIRVHLVVMNKGRITYDGICEAGEVESIIRKESGGGLRCSSF
- a CDS encoding IS5 family transposase; the encoded protein is MNTFAAWAFREVYSNQKSGNRLLQIVDIIDWKPIRELLEEMYKNKSEKGGRPNCDVLMMFRILILEEWYGLNDLEVVRQIKDRVSFMGFLGFPEQVPDSSTIWLFKERMIETGTHDRVWDEFRRQLYSKGLTVKRGTIQDATFIEADPGSSKKPREDQAKTRRSRDGTWTKKGDEFHFGYKLHSKVDIDYALIREIDTTTAKVHDSRVDLSVPGEVVLRDKGYFGVPARGEDFTMKRRTTERPLDDLENERNRLISKLRSPGERPFAVIKRVFGAGRVLVTTLKRVYGKMIVAAISYNLYQLYTLKKENVI
- a CDS encoding DUF5320 domain-containing protein, which codes for MPGGDGTGPAGFGPRTGRGMGYCSGFEAPGYARGGYGRPFGSGRGGIRGRGRGLCFWYRMPTPLASLGPYPPGAPSPEVEMADLEVMAESLEAQLKSIKARIEELKPQK
- a CDS encoding DUF134 domain-containing protein — encoded protein: MSPRRGRRRGPRWITEIPETRRFEPVGGAEGVEVKVTLEELEAIRLVDFLDLQQQEASLYVGVSRKALWNDLRSGRKKVASALICGLGIVIEGGSYLLREEGSESPPSPEERPPVEDQIRLLELEMIALEERLRLMRARMEALEGKVG
- a CDS encoding UbiA family prenyltransferase; the encoded protein is MIDYLKMLRIGDWIKFYPLFPLAGALLAGGGADRVLLVLIAYLFLISYAFVVNNFFDADIDRQHRLKVASGKNPLAAGRVEERRVILMMLLLISIPLLLSLRLSTAGAVFVLINLVVMTAYSTSRIRLKERYLWDAASHGLMFGALPFLAGFLLCGGEVSRGIILISILLFIVGCEALIAHQIVDYAEDLGSTTTTVTRVGQKNGLLMLGGLAALSVVFALAASRLYQPSLAVAAASALYLVAYPTYSVRGMFNDISHRSRVERGGGDRGDPEVPCKSISGKRELRDSGSRWGFR
- a CDS encoding glycosyltransferase, with the protein product MNEAEEIEATLRSLASQSLGRENFEIVVVDGGSDDATVEIAEKYADRVISQTHPGIGGARRDGAQAATGGALAFTDADTAFPKVWLEVVSRNLEVREASTGPVIFQDRDLRTEILRAWRSSYKLLKAFNFCYMIGSNMAMRRETYQRAGGHRDISLLDDYDLSVRLFRIGADAVYDPRQAVYTSSRRAHKLLTYGVTVAYGHYNYAVTKDYEKLLNYPKVEEMTVKDLLNGIRWGRPVVSAMETFQSTLRR
- a CDS encoding LysE family transporter yields the protein MEGALQTLILAFTIGLTGALAPGPTLVATINTSLQRGWTMGPKVATGHALAEVVVFLLIVVGLASVAERHTAVVAAVGGTALILFGLMTLRGSRTATMEFSPEGASSNPYLAGALTSVANPYFWVWWLSVGSALVLAELREGILLAMIFMIGHWGADYGWYTFVSTSLHRGRNFLSEVNYRRTLALCGAFLVLFGASYLAGAWAG
- a CDS encoding stage II sporulation protein M, translating into MNWKEDASYLRSIRPYILLSVSLFFGAAVLGFAVSARDPTLGAAYVGEVADKLEWILDLSPAKMMLAIFLNNLFASALALLLGVGFGIVPAVVVVLNGAVVGLVVHQAVMAGGATFVLVAIIPHGIIELPTVLVAIGVGFRLGHLMILTLLGRRVDLEGELLAGIRLLRWVALLLFIAAAIEAFITPAIVQPFIQPIVDSQSLSVIE
- the proS gene encoding proline--tRNA ligase, producing MTEAKLPGKENFSEWYHELLKAGEIIDVRYPVKGMCVWYPFGFALRRNVYDLMRELLDPDHQETQFPLLIPETEFMKEAEHIKGFEDEVYWVTHGGTSPLEIKLALRPTSETAIYPIFKLWVRSHADLPLKIYQIVNTFRYETKHTRPLIRLREITSFKEAHTVHATWDEAAEQVEAALNIYAEFYRRLAIPFLFARRPSWDKFPGSDYSIALDTVMPDGRTLQIGTAHLLGTNFATTYGITFENEGGEQEFANQTCYGVSERCIAALISVHGDDKGLVLPWSVAPVQVVIVPILFKDKERTLEVSREIKARLAAAGIRAAIDESDERPGAKFYKWEMKGVPIRIEIGPRDIENGVAVLARRDGKKLTVPLDGLLASIEEEAADLQEAMLARAQAFLASKVKDCETAEEARVQTAAGVARVAWCGSEECGHRIEEEVGAAVLGEPWRSSEKGERSCIVCGARTEKCALLARQY